The genomic region TAAAAGGAAAATGTAAACTACGCAACGTTTGACGTTCTTACTTATAAAGCTTTTACTAATCCACCATCAACCACAAACGATTGCCCTGTTATATAGGTATTCGCTTCGGAGGATAAAAACACCACCATTTTGGCAAATTCATCCGGTTGTCCATACCTGCCCAGGGGAATGGAGGCTTCGGCCTGCTGACGGACTTCATCAGGGGACACTCCAAGTTTCTCTGCCCGAATTTCATCCAGACTCGCAACTCTATCCGTCCCAATCCGGCCCGGTCCCACCGTATTAATTAAAATTCCGTCCCGCGCCAACTCCTGGGAAAGGCTTTTGGACAGCCCAACAATGCCTGCCCGAAATGTATTGGATAATAATAGATGATCCAGTGTTTGCTTAATCGATGACGAGGCAACGTTAACAATTCTGCCTTCCTTATTTTTACGCATGGAAGGTAATACTTCACGAATCAGCCGGACAAAGCTTAATAAATTTAACTCATAAGCGTTTTGCCAATCCTCATCTGTAAATTGATCAATTCCGCCTGCAGGGGGTCCGCCAGCATTATTGATTAATACATCCACCGTGCCGTACGTCTCCGTTGTAACGTTAACGAGATTTTTAATGTCTTCAGGATTGGTAATGTCACAAACCTGATTGATTACATTTTTATTTCCTGTATCCTCTATGATTTCGGCTGCTGTTTTGTGTAAAGCCTCTTTATTTCGACTTGATATCACGACATTGGCACCTTCCTCAGCAAACTGTTTTGCTGTTGCTTTTCCAAGCCCCTTGCTTGCTGCTGTGACAATGACGGTTTTGGTTTTTAGGTTTAAGTCCATGGGAAGTCCTCCTTTTGATAGGGTTTTAGTCAACTAATGGTTTAAGTGTCTGGCTCCTGGTTTTATACTTAATACACTATTAATTCTATCCCTATGCTTTTAACTCCTTTTTTCGAGCAAACTCTATTTAAACCACTTCATTCCCCTCTCGTCTATTTACTGCAAATAAATTCTATGACAGCAAAAAAGCCTGGAAACAATGCTCCAGGCCAGAAAAGGGAATCAAGATGGAATCCGGTCCATGCCTGATTCATCCCTTATAGTAAAAGTAATAAAATGAAAGATTACAAAAAGCTGCCGATTAAACCCAATAACGCCCCTATAACTCCACCAATAACAAAGGCTTTAAAAGAAACATACTCAGGATTGATCATTTCCGAACTCCCCCTTTGGCAGAAGTTGTACTTGATCGAAAAACCTCATCAGCTTTTGTATCTTTCTTTCTAGTATTATTGTAACATATTTACTAAATTTTAAGACTTTTGAATGATAACTTTTTGTTAACGTTTTTACAATACCACCTGTGTCCCAACGGAGTGTCCCTTGCTAAAGGAGATGAGACTTCCCTTCTCCGTACCATCCAGTATGACGACTTCAGGGACTTTATACGTCAATGCATCGAGGGCGGATTGGATTTTGGGGATCATCCCTTCTTTGATGACCCCATCGGTGATCATTTCCTTTGCCTCAGGCTCTGTTATGCGGGGAAGTACCTTTTTAACCCCATTTTCTGCACGGTAAATCCCGGGAATATTACTGACAAAGCATAGACTGCCGCCTAATGCTTTGGCCATAGCAGCTGCGGCTACATCCCCATTGATGTTGTATCGCTCTCCATTTAATCCGGCACCCAGAGGAGAAATGACCGGTATAA from Virgibacillus sp. MSP4-1 harbors:
- a CDS encoding SDR family oxidoreductase, giving the protein MDLNLKTKTVIVTAASKGLGKATAKQFAEEGANVVISSRNKEALHKTAAEIIEDTGNKNVINQVCDITNPEDIKNLVNVTTETYGTVDVLINNAGGPPAGGIDQFTDEDWQNAYELNLLSFVRLIREVLPSMRKNKEGRIVNVASSSIKQTLDHLLLSNTFRAGIVGLSKSLSQELARDGILINTVGPGRIGTDRVASLDEIRAEKLGVSPDEVRQQAEASIPLGRYGQPDEFAKMVVFLSSEANTYITGQSFVVDGGLVKAL